One genomic segment of Candidatus Stygibacter australis includes these proteins:
- a CDS encoding FAD/NAD(P)-binding protein — protein sequence MSNTYIPIPMKLERIINEDPDKTLRTFDLSFVNKEDEDKFDYMPGQFCEFSILGKGESPFGIASSPTEKGILKFTISRTGSVTEEIHYLQEGDVVGIRGPLGNCYPDEKLRGNDTVIIGGGFAFTTLRSMIIYMLDHREDYGKITVIYGARAPEFFIFKDELKEWEERDDITLHLTIDKPYPGWDKLIGFVPTVTKEVGLDPSAYVLVCGPPIMIKYTLPVLSEIGFEDSKIFTSLERRMKCGIGKCGRCGIGSKYICIDGPVFSLEELKKIPESF from the coding sequence ATGTCAAATACTTATATACCGATTCCAATGAAACTGGAGAGGATCATCAACGAAGACCCGGATAAAACTCTGCGTACCTTTGACCTCTCATTTGTAAATAAAGAAGATGAAGATAAATTTGATTACATGCCAGGGCAGTTTTGTGAATTTTCCATACTGGGCAAGGGCGAATCTCCCTTTGGCATTGCTTCCTCTCCCACTGAAAAGGGGATTCTAAAATTTACTATTAGCCGCACAGGATCTGTCACTGAGGAGATCCATTATCTCCAGGAAGGAGATGTCGTAGGCATAAGAGGTCCCCTTGGCAATTGTTATCCAGATGAAAAATTGCGAGGAAATGATACAGTAATTATTGGTGGAGGATTTGCCTTCACGACTCTGCGCTCTATGATAATCTATATGCTTGATCATCGTGAGGATTATGGCAAGATCACAGTGATCTATGGTGCCAGAGCCCCTGAATTCTTTATTTTTAAAGATGAATTGAAAGAGTGGGAAGAACGTGATGACATCACTTTGCATCTCACAATTGATAAACCGTATCCCGGATGGGATAAATTAATCGGCTTTGTTCCCACTGTCACAAAAGAAGTGGGACTTGACCCTTCTGCTTATGTGCTGGTTTGCGGACCTCCCATTATGATCAAATACACCCTGCCGGTTCTTTCGGAAATTGGCTTTGAAGACTCTAAAATATTTACATCGCTGGAACGCCGCATGAAGTGTGGGATTGGTAAATGCGGTAGATGCGGGATAGGTTCCAAATATATTTGCATAGATGGTCCCGTATTTTCCCTGGAAGAACTCAAAAAAATCCCTGAATCTTTTTAA
- a CDS encoding 4Fe-4S dicluster domain-containing protein, whose amino-acid sequence MVKIKYDQLTSLIDFLSLNYQVYAPVIHGKETAFKKISSASEINKSKYNTSLNPKDIFFPQSEVMFTYTKEGIQTPSEMKKPIAGWGLRTCDTKSIRMLDKVFANAYQMPDKEMYKDPYWIARYKNCLLFSFACNEPPSTCFCNWFESGPYDSTDSDVFVIDTGDEYLLEGISEKGIKFLDSYQETSQIDQADLDKIEVLREKAESYMPPVVNLNGLKDKLLTIWDDPIWDELSAKCINCGACAYICPTCHCFDMRDEGKEDKGKRVRLWDCCMYQLFTKEASGHNPRELSTYRVRQRVMHKYNYFVENYQQFLCTGCGRCVKVCPVNLDIREVIQKILEYNKV is encoded by the coding sequence ATGGTTAAAATTAAATATGATCAACTCACCTCTTTGATTGATTTTCTGTCTCTGAATTATCAGGTGTATGCTCCTGTAATACATGGCAAGGAAACTGCCTTCAAAAAGATCAGTTCTGCCAGTGAGATCAATAAATCAAAGTATAATACCTCTCTGAATCCCAAAGATATTTTCTTTCCCCAATCAGAAGTGATGTTCACTTATACAAAAGAGGGTATTCAAACTCCATCTGAAATGAAAAAACCTATTGCCGGCTGGGGATTGCGAACCTGTGACACAAAAAGTATCAGAATGCTGGATAAAGTATTTGCAAATGCCTATCAGATGCCTGATAAAGAAATGTATAAAGACCCCTACTGGATTGCCAGATACAAAAATTGTCTTCTTTTCTCTTTTGCCTGCAATGAACCTCCTTCCACCTGCTTTTGCAACTGGTTTGAAAGTGGTCCTTATGATTCCACAGATTCCGATGTATTTGTGATAGATACTGGAGATGAATATTTGCTGGAAGGAATAAGTGAAAAAGGCATCAAATTTTTAGATAGCTATCAGGAAACGAGCCAGATTGATCAGGCAGATCTTGATAAAATTGAAGTATTAAGGGAGAAGGCTGAATCGTATATGCCCCCTGTAGTAAATCTGAATGGCTTAAAAGACAAACTCCTGACTATTTGGGATGACCCCATCTGGGATGAACTAAGTGCCAAATGTATTAATTGCGGAGCTTGTGCCTATATCTGTCCTACCTGTCATTGTTTTGACATGAGAGATGAAGGTAAAGAAGATAAAGGAAAAAGAGTACGTCTTTGGGATTGCTGCATGTATCAGTTGTTCACAAAAGAAGCTTCTGGTCATAATCCTCGTGAATTATCCACCTATCGTGTTCGTCAACGGGTGATGCACAAATATAATTATTTTGTAGAAAATTATCAGCAGTTCCTGTGCACAGGTTGCGGAAGATGCGTTAAAGTATGCCCCGTCAATCTGGATATACGTGAAGTCATTCAAAAAATTCTTGAATATAATAAAGTGTAA
- a CDS encoding 4Fe-4S dicluster domain-containing protein — MDKIILKEKDANFKNEIAAQPGAEHFKQCFTCGTCTAACPVAEVHPDYDPRKIIRMTLLGLKEEVLTSDILWMCSRCYTCYALCPQGVKFTDVIGVLRDMAIRQGYVPKNRNQEIRELDKFIQKLRTDMITTKLHPEKNDSDEICKSVKDELSQVW, encoded by the coding sequence ATGGATAAAATTATTCTTAAAGAAAAAGATGCTAATTTCAAAAATGAAATTGCAGCTCAACCCGGTGCTGAACATTTTAAGCAGTGCTTTACCTGTGGCACCTGCACTGCTGCCTGTCCAGTAGCAGAAGTTCATCCTGATTATGACCCGCGCAAAATTATAAGAATGACTCTGCTGGGTCTAAAAGAAGAAGTTCTTACTTCTGATATTCTCTGGATGTGTTCCCGCTGCTATACCTGTTATGCCCTTTGTCCTCAGGGAGTTAAATTCACTGATGTAATCGGAGTACTGCGAGATATGGCTATCAGGCAGGGATACGTTCCCAAAAATAGAAACCAGGAAATCAGAGAACTTGATAAATTCATTCAGAAATTGCGCACGGATATGATCACTACAAAGCTTCATCCCGAAAAGAATGATTCTGATGAAATCTGCAAGTCTGTGAAGGATGAACTATCACAGGTATGGTAA
- a CDS encoding FAD-dependent oxidoreductase — protein sequence MIDKKETAPCQIACPSNIHVQGYVALVAQGKYKEAYDLIRRNNPFPSVCGRVCFHPCEGDCRRGEYDEPLAIASIKRFIADYVHSHHSEFEKTDQPVSKDKEKIAVIGAGPAGLSCAYYLAKQGYRVTIFEKDSKAGGMMRSCIPPYRLSRDELDWEIDQILAEGIELKLNHPLNSPEDIENLRNSEYKAFYIGIGAQVSLSLKIKGEDLTGVFGGIDFLKKVNYHEEVKLGKKVAVIGGGNTAIDCARTAIRLGSDVTLIYRRTRREMPAERHEIMAAQEEGVKFKFLTNPIENIGENGNLKAIKFAVMELGEKDASGRRRPKPTGEFFTEEFDNMLIAISQTSDLSLIDSTEIETTRWNTITADSTTYITSRPDVFAGGDVVLGPASVVEAVGQAYEAAISIDRFLRGEDLKTGRKEQNPLPAREYQTYVPTENRVKMRNQSPEKRVKNFDEMELGFSEEEVQKEAKRCLECGICSGCLQCEIVCEAGAILHDMKGEMVDIEVGSVIVATGAEKYDPTPMHEYGYGRYKNVVTSIQFERILAASGPFEGHLQRPSDAKTPVKIAWIQCVGSRTKDSHMPYCSSVCCMYAMKEALIAKEHVPTVEPTIFFMDIRAHGKDFDKYYDKAKDIGVTFKRGRIGKIKEISETGNLELYQVKENGEMVIEEFELVVLSVGLHPPKDIVKLGDALGVRLNEYNFIDHLGISQIDTTREGVFVCGPAVSPKDIPETVMQASGAVAGAAEILSEVRGTQITKKVYPPERSVAGQKSRIGVFICHCGINIGSIVDVPGVVEFAKTLPNVVYAGENLFTCSQDTQQAMKEIIDEYKLNRVVVSSCSPSTHEPLFQETLREAGLNPYLFEMANIRNQCSWVHREDHAKATEKAKLLTKIAIGKSRLQEPLHSIALDVTQKALVIGAGLAGITAALSIANQGFEVALIEREDSCGGNLNGLVKTLDGTYVRDYLQNLKDEMGTNKNVKLFLNTTVEEISGYIGNYETTLNTKGEITKYEHGVIIIATGAQASTPHEYLYGKNKKVITQREMEHQLEKQNVECKKIKSAVFIQCVGSRNEEHPYCSRICCSQAVKNAMALKKINPKIEVAILYRDIRTFGFYETYYQEARQLGVVFIRYTEDKLPEIISDADNNLTIRLKDHVLGIEITLNPDRVILSPAIEPRPDAHVLSQMLKIPLNEDNFFMEAHVKLRPVDFSAEGMFLAGLAHSPKGMEDTISQAKAAAERACIIISSKEYISEAVIAQVDLDMCAGCGMCVAVCPYDAPSLFWRNGKEYAYVNSALCKGCGSCAAICPSGAMQQLGYKEEQTLAMMTEALELW from the coding sequence GTGATTGATAAAAAGGAAACTGCTCCCTGTCAGATTGCCTGCCCCTCAAATATTCACGTTCAGGGATATGTGGCTCTGGTTGCTCAGGGTAAATATAAAGAAGCTTATGATCTGATCAGACGCAATAATCCTTTCCCATCCGTTTGTGGACGTGTCTGTTTCCATCCCTGTGAGGGAGATTGTCGTAGAGGTGAATATGATGAACCTTTGGCAATTGCTTCTATTAAGCGTTTTATTGCTGATTATGTGCATTCACATCACAGTGAATTTGAAAAAACTGATCAGCCAGTATCCAAAGATAAAGAAAAAATTGCCGTTATAGGAGCGGGACCTGCCGGGCTTTCATGTGCTTATTATCTGGCAAAACAAGGCTATCGGGTTACAATATTTGAAAAAGATTCTAAAGCTGGCGGGATGATGCGGTCTTGCATTCCTCCCTATCGGCTTTCCAGAGATGAACTCGATTGGGAAATCGATCAGATACTTGCTGAAGGTATTGAGCTTAAGCTAAATCATCCACTTAATTCACCTGAAGATATTGAAAATCTCAGAAATAGTGAATATAAAGCATTTTACATAGGTATTGGTGCCCAGGTAAGTTTGTCTCTTAAAATTAAAGGTGAAGATTTAACTGGAGTTTTTGGGGGAATAGATTTCCTGAAAAAAGTAAATTATCATGAAGAAGTAAAACTGGGTAAGAAAGTTGCTGTCATTGGTGGTGGAAATACTGCCATAGATTGCGCCAGAACCGCTATCAGGCTTGGTAGTGATGTTACCCTCATATATCGTCGTACACGCCGGGAAATGCCGGCAGAAAGGCACGAGATCATGGCTGCCCAGGAAGAAGGTGTAAAATTTAAATTCCTCACTAATCCAATTGAAAATATCGGTGAAAATGGCAATTTGAAAGCCATTAAATTTGCCGTTATGGAACTGGGAGAAAAAGATGCCAGTGGCAGAAGACGTCCCAAACCTACTGGTGAATTTTTCACTGAAGAATTTGATAATATGCTCATAGCTATCTCTCAAACCTCTGATCTGTCACTTATTGACAGCACTGAAATCGAGACTACCCGCTGGAATACTATCACAGCAGATTCCACTACTTATATTACCAGTCGTCCTGATGTATTTGCTGGTGGTGATGTGGTTCTGGGACCAGCTTCAGTAGTGGAAGCAGTGGGACAAGCTTATGAAGCTGCCATCTCCATTGATCGCTTTCTGCGGGGAGAAGATCTTAAAACCGGTAGGAAAGAACAAAATCCATTACCTGCCAGAGAATATCAGACCTATGTTCCAACCGAAAACCGGGTGAAAATGCGTAATCAATCTCCTGAAAAACGAGTAAAGAATTTTGATGAAATGGAGCTGGGATTCTCTGAAGAAGAAGTTCAGAAAGAAGCAAAACGCTGCCTTGAATGCGGTATCTGCTCCGGCTGTCTGCAATGCGAAATCGTTTGCGAAGCTGGCGCTATCCTCCATGATATGAAAGGAGAAATGGTAGATATCGAAGTAGGTTCCGTTATTGTTGCCACGGGTGCCGAAAAATATGATCCCACTCCCATGCACGAATATGGATATGGCAGATATAAAAACGTGGTTACTTCTATTCAGTTTGAACGTATTCTGGCTGCTTCAGGTCCTTTTGAAGGACATCTCCAAAGACCTTCTGATGCCAAAACCCCGGTTAAAATCGCCTGGATCCAATGCGTTGGCTCAAGAACCAAAGATTCGCACATGCCATACTGCTCCTCAGTATGCTGCATGTATGCCATGAAGGAAGCACTTATTGCCAAAGAACATGTCCCAACTGTGGAACCCACCATTTTCTTCATGGATATCCGTGCTCATGGTAAAGATTTTGATAAATATTATGATAAAGCCAAGGATATTGGCGTCACATTTAAACGTGGCAGAATTGGTAAAATAAAAGAAATCTCTGAAACTGGTAACCTTGAACTGTATCAGGTAAAAGAAAACGGTGAAATGGTCATTGAAGAATTCGAACTGGTTGTTCTTTCAGTAGGTCTTCATCCACCCAAAGATATTGTGAAGCTGGGTGATGCTCTTGGCGTTCGGCTTAATGAATATAACTTTATTGATCATCTGGGAATTTCTCAAATTGATACCACAAGAGAAGGTGTATTTGTCTGTGGTCCTGCTGTTTCGCCCAAAGATATTCCGGAAACTGTTATGCAGGCTTCCGGTGCTGTAGCTGGCGCTGCAGAAATTCTTTCCGAAGTTCGCGGCACTCAGATCACAAAAAAAGTGTATCCACCTGAACGCTCAGTTGCTGGTCAAAAATCCCGCATAGGCGTTTTCATCTGTCATTGCGGTATTAATATCGGCAGTATTGTAGATGTCCCCGGTGTGGTGGAATTTGCCAAAACCCTGCCTAATGTGGTATATGCGGGTGAAAATCTCTTTACCTGCTCTCAGGATACTCAGCAGGCAATGAAAGAGATCATTGATGAATATAAGCTCAATCGAGTAGTTGTCTCATCCTGCTCTCCCAGTACGCACGAACCGCTTTTCCAGGAAACTCTCCGCGAAGCCGGACTTAACCCCTATCTCTTCGAGATGGCAAATATCAGAAACCAGTGCAGCTGGGTGCATCGTGAAGACCATGCCAAAGCTACTGAAAAAGCAAAACTGCTCACCAAAATTGCGATTGGAAAATCTCGACTTCAAGAACCTTTACATTCTATTGCTCTCGATGTCACCCAGAAAGCCTTGGTCATCGGTGCCGGACTTGCAGGTATCACAGCAGCTCTTTCCATTGCCAATCAGGGATTTGAGGTTGCGCTCATCGAACGTGAAGATAGCTGCGGTGGTAATCTGAATGGATTGGTAAAAACTCTTGATGGCACCTACGTCCGAGATTACCTGCAAAATCTTAAAGATGAGATGGGGACTAATAAAAATGTGAAGCTCTTTCTCAATACCACAGTTGAAGAGATTTCCGGCTATATCGGAAATTACGAAACTACTCTCAATACTAAAGGTGAAATTACCAAATATGAGCATGGTGTGATCATTATTGCCACAGGTGCTCAAGCTTCAACTCCCCATGAATATTTATATGGTAAAAATAAAAAAGTAATTACCCAGAGAGAAATGGAACATCAACTGGAAAAACAAAATGTGGAATGTAAAAAAATCAAAAGCGCAGTTTTCATTCAATGCGTAGGCTCCAGAAATGAAGAGCATCCTTATTGCTCTCGCATCTGCTGTTCTCAGGCAGTTAAAAACGCTATGGCTCTCAAAAAGATTAATCCCAAAATTGAAGTTGCTATTCTTTATCGTGATATCAGAACTTTTGGATTCTATGAGACATATTATCAGGAAGCTCGCCAGTTAGGTGTTGTATTTATCCGTTATACCGAAGATAAACTGCCCGAGATCATATCTGATGCCGATAATAATCTCACTATCAGATTGAAAGATCACGTTCTGGGAATTGAAATCACGCTTAATCCCGATAGAGTAATTCTCTCACCGGCTATTGAACCGCGACCAGATGCCCATGTTCTTTCTCAGATGCTCAAAATTCCCTTGAATGAAGATAATTTCTTTATGGAAGCGCACGTGAAACTGCGTCCCGTGGATTTCTCTGCCGAAGGCATGTTCCTTGCCGGACTGGCTCATTCGCCCAAGGGAATGGAAGATACGATCTCCCAGGCAAAAGCTGCCGCTGAACGTGCCTGCATCATCATCAGCTCTAAGGAATACATCTCGGAAGCTGTGATTGCTCAGGTTGATCTTGATATGTGTGCCGGTTGTGGAATGTGCGTGGCTGTGTGCCCCTATGATGCACCCAGCTTATTCTGGCGAAATGGCAAAGAATATGCCTACGTAAATTCCGCCCTCTGTAAAGGCTGCGGCTCCTGCGCTGCCATTTGCCCCTCCGGTGCTATGCAGCAATTAGGCTACAAAGAAGAACAAACCCTGGCAATGATGACCGAAGCTCTCGAGCTTTGGTAA